A genomic stretch from Plasmodium brasilianum strain Bolivian I chromosome 9, whole genome shotgun sequence includes:
- a CDS encoding parasitophorous vacuolar protein 1 — MMKVALSILLLLLPSYAVATGMDEPLPPAIESITGKLKTANDAHNKYLNIINEVLSKKEENFAFSVSTSGYKCTFNKFDIIVDNSSKAVNSLFVEDNEALIKDAINEYKLRLMLELDHLKPPHINLKNLKKDFQGICLKYFTDLRMKFFHIYRNDGVTGNNNNISDEGSNNENQLPSNYESSLSDSDVSSDENRDLSEVTEDGKNENKNPQITSSYSFSSHSSHKVVQNGKEILNENDESNVSSDDEDHASLGPMTKEKALEIFLKNTAFEIEGYCTEEQPKEKPFIVYFTGNLSRNHIATACNTTGKNHLRGADGKLLPIQPLSADDMNRMMSDMFKFFESQKDAQQLLFPILDKFNMLGSLENMGFPEELDFDSLLNNLPDSTTQGGNNSGGRRNKPDSRIPLDDSNDEDQNN; from the coding sequence atgatgaaaGTAGCGCTATCGATATTACTTTTGCTTCTCCCATCATACGCAGTTGCAACAGGAATGGATGAACCTTTACCACCAGCCATTGAATCTATTACAGGAAAATTGAAAACAGCAAATGATGCTcacaataaatatttaaatattataaatgaagTTTTATCAAAGAAAGAAGAgaattttgctttttctgTTTCCACTAGTGGATATAAATGcacatttaataaatttgatATCATTGTTGACAATTCTTCAAAGGCTGTAAACTCTTTATTTGTTGAAGATAATGAAGCGCTAATAAAAGATgctataaatgaatataaattgCGTTTAATGCTTGAATTGGATCATTTGAAACCTCCACATATTAACTTGAAAAATCTTAAGAAGGATTTTCAAGGTATTtgtttgaaatattttacagATTTAAGAATGAAATTTTTCCACATATACAGGAATGATGGAGTAAcaggaaataataataatattagtgaTGAGGGTTCGAATAATGAAAACCAATTACCATCAAACTATGAATCTTCTTTATCTGATTCTGATGTATCTAGTGATGAAAATAGAGACTTGTCAGAAGTAACTGAagatggaaaaaatgaaaataaaaacccACAAATTACTAGTAGCTATTCTTTTTCATCCCACAGTTCACATAAAGTAGTACAAAATGGTAAAGagatattaaatgaaaatgacgAAAGCAATGTTAGTAGTGACGATGAAGATCATGCATCATTAGGACCTATgacaaaagaaaaagcacttgaaattttcttaaaaaatacagCATTTGAAATTGAAGGATATTGCACAGAAGAACAACCAAAAGAAAAACCATTcattgtttattttactgGTAATCTAAGTAGAAATCACATAGCAACTGCGTGTAATACTACAGGAAAAAATCATTTAAGAGGAGCTGATGGAAAACTTTTACCTATTCAACCATTAAGTGCAGATGATATGAATAGGATGATGAGCGatatgtttaaattttttgaaagtCAGAAAGATGCAcaacaattattatttcccATACTTGATAAATTTAACATGTTGGGTTCACTTGAAAATATGGGATTTCCGGAAGAACTAGATTTTGATAGCTTACTTAATAATTTACCAGATTCCACAACCCAGGGAGGTAATAATAGTGGCGGTAGACGTAATAAACCAGATAGCCGAATTCCACTAGACGACTCTAATGATGAAGACCAGAACAATTAG
- a CDS encoding hypothetical protein (conserved Plasmodium protein) — MKKKYVAKRCKNCNRKKTNTEYYQSIKNTCKKKQIIRRQKEFALNKYENNSYNYEIKNYKSKLIINVSCKSCQGTNDPFTQDRTNREMYQSNYDECKCILSLKREKHCPINTTDCVCKCFVSKTISAREGRRRFFEISTHGQVKPESLNRYITERVKKREEKSVKEESVKNIDTHIKKKVSCKNGSREYKECKTFINTMHQAYIKNCKNSSNERPAISSSAFTNSKQNNHDLFHQKHTKEMVSGNGIRENAVPIIEGDIKLLGKGNKEREKYMNRNKCDEMNEDRTAVNITETTTDRLQPEEIYTKKNRTIELVKLFNSNNNITEKKSLLTYINNLKFTDEEYERERLQHELQNYRFVHIPKKQGKQKQINNNTVTPSLNDKYRKNLIFNAIYKNYLKNKNKCAATFVKKNSFGSKEAVMKRVLNLLEHSRDNVYKGAGQNWDRRNNISTSAITGSGTIGSGTIGSSAIGSGTIGSGTIGSGTIGSSAITCGYHDNCGGCRTAGGMLKHSVKNNVAWTNPTWHFQQLSRINIKRKVKYLKKNRIVKLLAKNNNILVNGLRIYPNEERYKNVISNIRNVLVRRRDILSLPKFPISLYELENYKFKLNTSIEIPALKVESEDINFFKYKNTWYELFFYNNHNNKNTLYNYLIMRLNFELMVKQIKDIVIVDINTIHFNYPYIYNAYLIPPINIHKTENALRIQKITSDNSIINNGAWTFFRKEKKKISTHRYDSGGYDSGGCDSCSYDKGSIRDNSGGHNVANNDESIDCHAYVYGDKRIRKHFSYFLNMRRNKYYIENCSVKSSTKNYFAHLTNYDAPKTRFKRHTVIKHTEDCLGEDKKVKNDNRNKEKNRETDYLPSFLEYHKSVKQGNAKVDVRRVSSIFCICPHLRNDNGPGRLHKMNTIQNSSYPTMEHTTLSKYSELMYKQRAKNTFPDGTTQSDLSNMFMTFENSKIEPVFPYISRNLFFLFEYYNNYLNNVISLFTANSKKGEFLFLNKNKKQLADSVAHNKNIKMYYKTLQKQYIINERAKKNMMNGIYCTRDIQRCLSGGRPINRIYPDIKENLKFGKRITNITDINNFKIRNSINSKLYDSIFHHIRKKNKEKIKKELYSQDVEIPIFFWIIFGGKDMKSMDSLNTVYKILRYATEIPPCEYEKFIRRLKKKKIKKIWHERSNNRNSHYPYSHDRSPDKPTGEDTCYNAKIKGIHITTNFQKYKEKETKKVFICDNFFSSDIREFETYTGEGSCGEPKKNIISKYVRKDVNNDISTNVGKHETTKESTNDTRDKKGINKFPDLPKKIFHDQNLYVTASEIYNRIVTYYKEYHEKVDTFGPNNYADFLAYYNEKKKKIEKEKKKKKRNVAIKRGSKGQSGRMNSWEQSCECSWEEGKNRRNDIASDRSEEDKIVQNERERKYSKYLEKNHKYDTKNNSLKEFEKGEKKKKKKKKYVERCIHNYTSPVKEYENNLKYVYHDKSVKSDREEDESYDLFLEGSENESSDISTEDELFSFISYHMQGRNPSFEKKGKKVKKEKLNYTDIYGPIIYKNKKKNEKKEEKQKEKQKEKQNEKQKQRQKVKYAFLLLDYPAYNNSTGHPSPLTFKTNALTALKEALKEIKKTDHGNSSISINMVGYSLGCSVSLQLLLDIAKCLYNDFFQDSNKIPFHKKEKEPIKELKNEGHLYIKLNNNKNINNEYVYDEKKILTFRDMFFHKLDDSVDDSCTHEIVEKDKCKINCHKKTIFRNFRQAQNYAIVLPSKLGNAGIEVQSESNRNIRGNNRDSVNEGGIGIHSGGKVGIHSGGSNGKHSGGGSYKFNDNLPKKSSNNGMDFAYETPVLDSNYNRLKSRMSENFKNEKTSINKVTPKKNAPINKKNDKKFEEILKNDINITVDKVVLVAPFTNTQKLVKSVLNNSIFFLFSSFIMNKKCSYVHWDNIIVLKELFKIINDFKKNKYLSKIFHNLQIDFIHGQKDTLVNYEMSLKLYNLTNKLIFKYALSNIECFLYIFKEDCHSSIFNSDTENRILQIIFKPLKLHPFSTTSIHKFHSTLYKDIYLLKTVYLQYIQKISSKLINTNNNNNNYNNSSNNNNNNYNNNNNNNNNNNNNNNNYNNSSNNNSNNNTLITMMIQFARNGNMNINAKLQR; from the exons ATGAAGAAGAAATATGTCGCCAAAAGATGTAAGAACTGTAATCGGAAAAAAACGAATACGGAATATTATCAAAgcattaaaaatacatgcaagaaaaaacaaataatcaGAAGACAGAAGGAATTTGCACTCAATAAGTATGAAAATAACTCGTACAACTatgaaataaagaattaCAAAAGCAAACTAATAATCAATGTAAGTTGTAAAAGTTGTCAAGGGACAAATGACCCTTTTACTCAGGATAGGACAAACAGAGAAATGTATCAGTCGAACTATGATGAGTGTAAATGTATACTCTCTttgaaaagagaaaaacacTGTCCTATAAACACAACAGATTGTGTATGTAAATGTTTTGTGAGCAAAACTATATCAGCTAGAGAAGGAAGACGTCGTTTCTTTGAAATTTCCACACATGGTCAAGTTAAACCAGAGTCTTTAAATAGATACATTACAgaaagagtaaaaaaaagagaagagaAAAGCGTAAAAGAAGAAtctgttaaaaatatagacactcatataaaaaagaaggtaTCATGTAAAAACGGTAGTAGAGAATATAAAGAATGcaaaacatttataaatactatGCACCAggcatatattaaaaattgcaaaaatagCTCTAATGAACGTCCTGCTATTTCCTCTTCTGCTTTTACAAACagtaaacaaaataatcaTGATTTATTTCATCAGAAACATACTAAAGAAATGGTAAGCGGAAATGGAATAAGAGAAAATGCGGTTCCAATTATAGAGGGGGATATTAAATTGTTAGGGAAAGGGAACAAAGAAAGGGAGAAATACATGAATAGAAATAAGTGTGACGAAATGAATGAAGACCGAACAGCTGTCAATATAACCGAAACAACTACTGACAGGCTACAACCtgaagaaatatatacaaaaaaaaatcgtACTATAGAacttgtaaaattatttaacagtaataataatataacagaAAAGAAGAGCTTAttaacatacataaataatttgaaatttACAGATGAGGAATATGAACGGGAAAGACTACAACACGAATTACAAAATTACAGGTTTGTTCATATACCAAAGAAGCAGGGAAAACAGAAGCAGATTAATAACAATACTGTAACACCCTCCTTAAATGACAAGTATAGaaagaatttaatttttaatgcaatttataaaaattatctgaaaaataaaaataaatgtgctgcaacatttgtaaaaaaaaatagttttggTTCGAAGGAAGCGGTTATGAAGCGTGTATTGAATTTACTGGAGCACTCAAGGGATAACGTCTACAAAGGGGCAGGCCAAAATTGGGATAGGAGAAATAATATCAGTACTAGTGCCATTACTGGAAGTGGTACTATTGGAAGTGGTACTATTGGCAGTAGTGCTATTGGCAGTGGTACTATTGGAAGTGGTACTATTGGAAGTGGTACTATTGGCAGTAGTGCTATTACCTGTGGATATCATGACAACTGCGGAGGGTGCAGGACGGCGGGGGGAATGCTCAAGCACTCAGTAAAAAACAACGTGGCGTGGACGAACCCCACATGGCATTTTCAACAACTCAGCagaataaacataaaaaggaaagtaaagtatttgaaaaaaaatcgaATTGTGAAATTACTTGCAAagaataataacattttagTAAATGGTTTAAGAATATATCCAAATGAAGAgagatataaaaatgtaatatcaaatataagaaatgtaCTAGTCAGAAGAAGAGATATTTTAAGTTTACCAAAATTTCCTATTAGTTTATATGAGTTAgagaattataaatttaaattaaatacaagTATTGAAATACCAGCATTAAAAGTAGAGAGTGAAGACatcaattttttcaaatacaaaaatacatGGTATGAATTgttcttttataataatcataataataaaaatactttatATAACTATTTAATAATGCGACTAAATTTTGAGCTTATggtaaaacaaataaaagatattGTAATTGTTGATATAAATAccatacattttaattacccttatatatacaatgcTTATTTAATACCACCTATAAATATCCATAAGACAGAAAACGCCCTAAGGATACAAAAAATAACCAGTGATAATTCGATTATAAACAATGGGGCATGGACTTTTTTCaggaaagagaaaaaaaaaattagcacTCATAGATATGATAGTGGTGGATATGATAGTGGTGGATGTGATAGTTGTAGTTATGATAAAGGTAGTATTAGAGATAATAGTGGTGGGCATAATGTAGCTAATAATGATGAAAGTATCGACTGTCATGCTTATGTCTATGGAGATAAGAGAATAAGAAAACATTTTAGCTACTTCTTAAACATGAggagaaataaatattacatagaAAACTGCTCCGTTAAATCTTCTACTAAAAACTACTTTGCACACTTAACAAATTACGATGCCCCTAAAACGAGATTTAAAAGACACACAGTAATAAAACACACAGAAGACTGTTTGGGCGAAGATAAAAAAGTCAAAAATGACAACAGAAATAAGGAGAAAAACCGTGAAACGGATTATCTTCCTTCATTTTTGGAATACCATAAAAGTGTTAAGCAGGGAAATGCTAAGGTCGATGTGAGACGTGTTAGCTCCATCTTCTGCATATGCCCCCATTTGAGAAACGATAACGGACCAGGTAGACTACACAAAATGAATACAATCCAGAATAGTTCTTATCCTACTATGGAACATACAACCCTCAGTAAATATAGCGAATTAATGTACAAACAAAGAGCGAAAAATACTTTTCCTGATGGTACTACACAATCTGACCTTTCAAATATGTTCATGACATTTGAGAATAGTAAAATTGAGCCTGTCTTCCCCTATATTAGCAGAaacctttttttcctttttgaatattataacaattaCCTGAACAATGTCATATCACTTTTTACAGCAAATAGTAAAAAGGGggaatttctttttttaaataaaaacaaaaaacaattaGCAGATTCTGTTGctcataataaaaacataaaaatgtattataaaacCTTACAgaaacaatatataataaacgaaagagcaaaaaaaaacatgatGAATGGAATATATTGTACCAGGGACATACAAAGATGCTTAAGTGGGGGTAGACCAATAAATAGAATTTACCCAGATATTAAGGAAAATCTAAAATTTGgaaaaagaataacaaaCATAACAGAcataaacaattttaaaataagaaattctattaattctaaattatatgattccatttttcatcatataagaaaaaaaaataaggaaaaaataaaaaaagagctATATAGTCAAGATGTGGAAAtacctatatttttttggatAATTTTTGGCGGTAAGGATATGAAATCGATGGACTCCTTAAATACTGTGTACAAGATTTTACGTTATGCAACTGAGATACCCCCATGTGAATATGAAAAGTTTATAAGGAGgttgaaaaagaagaaaattaaaaaaatatggcaCGAGAGATCGAATAATAGGAATTCCCATTATCCATATTCTCATGACCGTTCGCCTGATAAACCAACTGGTGAAGATACATGTTATAAtgcaaaaattaaaggaataCATATTACAACAAATTTCCaaaaatataaggaaaaGGAAACTAAAAAGGTATTCATCTGTgacaatttttttagtaGTGATATACGGGAATTCGAAACTTATACAGGGGAAGGATCCTGCGGAGAGccgaaaaaaaatatcatcaGTAAATATGTCCGTAAAGATGTGAATAATGATATCAGTACCAATGTGGGGAAACATGAGACCACAAAAGAGAGCACAAACGACACTAGagataaaaaaggaataaataaatttccaGATTTACCGAAGAAAATCTTTCACGATCAAAATTTGTACGTTACTGCCTCCGAAATATACAACAGAATTGTCACTTACTATAAAGAGTATCACGAAAAGGTTGATACCTTTGGACCCAACAATTATGCAGATTTTTTGGCCTactataatgaaaaaaaaaaaaaaatagaaaaagagaaaaaaaagaaaaagagaaatgtGGCCATAAAAAGGGGGTCAAAGGGACAATCAGGAAGGATGAACAGTTGGGAGCAGAGTTGCGAGTGCAGCTGGGA GGAGGGAAAGAATAGACGTAATGATATTGCGAGTGATAGGAGTGAGGAAGACAAAATAGTGCAGAATGAAAGGGAAAggaaatattcaaaatatttggaaaaaaacCATAAATATGATACCAAAAATAACTCATTAAAAGAATTcgaaaaaggagaaaaaaaaaaaaaaaagaaaaaaaaatatgtggaGAGGTGTATCCATAATTATACTTCACCTGTAAaggaatatgaaaataatttaaaatatgtatatcaCGATAAGAGCGTAAAGTCAGACAGAGAGGAGGACGAATCATATGATTTATTTCTCGAAGGAAGTGAAAATGAATCTAGCGATATAAGTACAGAGGATGAATTATTTAGTTTTATATCTTACCACATGCAAGGAAGAAACCCatcttttgaaaaaaaaggaaaaaaggtaaaaaaggaaaaattgaACTACACCGATATATATGGTCcgattatatataaaaataagaagaaaaatgaaaagaaagagGAGAAGCAAAAGGAGAAGCAAAAGGAGAAGCAAAACGAGAAGCAAAAGCAAAGGCAAAAAGTGAAATATGCATTCTTACTATTAGATTATCCAGCATATAACAATAGCACAGGTCACCCATCTCCGCTGACCTTTAAAACAAATGCATTAACAGCATTAAAAGAAGCGCTgaaggaaattaaaaaaacagatCATGGTAATAGTAGCATATCAATTAATATGGTAGGGTATTCCTTAGGGTGTAGTGTAAGCTTACAGCTTCTACTAGATATTGCGAAATGCTTATACAATGATTTTTTTCAAGattcaaataaaattccTTTccacaaaaaggaaaaggagccaattaaagaattaaaaaatgagggacatttgtatattaaattaaacaatAATAAGAACATAAACAATGAATATGtttatgatgaaaaaaaaatactaaccTTTCGAGATATGTTTTTTCACAAATTAGACGATTCTGTTGATGACTCATGTACACATGAAATAGTGGAAAAGgacaaatgtaaaataaactGTCACAAAAAAACGATATTTAGAAATTTCCGCCAAGCCCAAAATTATGCCATCGTTTTACCCTCTAAATTGGGCAACGCAGGAATTGAAGTGCAAAGCGAGAGCAATAGGAATATCAGAGGCAATAATAGGGATAGTGTCAATGAAGGAGGTATCGGAATACATAGCGGAGGTAAAGTCGGTATACATAGCGGAGGTAGTAACGGTAAACACAGTGGTGGGGGAAGCTACAAGTTCAATGATaatttaccaaaaaaaagtagtaatAACGGTATGGACTTCGCGTATGAGACCCCGGTGCTTGACAGTAACTACAACAGGTTAAAATCCCGGATGAGtgaaaatttcaaaaatgaaaaaacgaGCATTAATAAAGTAACACCGAAGAAAAATGCAccaattaacaaaaaaaatgataaaaaatttgaagaaattttgaaaaatgatataaacaTAACAGTCGATAAAGTTGTATTAGTAGCACCATTTACTAATACGCAAAAGTTGGTTAAGAGTGTACTAAATAacagtattttttttctatttagtTCATTcattatgaataaaaagtGTTCATATGTTCACTGGGACAACATAATTGTATTAAAagaactttttaaaattattaatgattttaaaaaaaacaaatatctgagtaaaatttttcataatttacaAATTGATTTTATTCATGGTCAAAAAGATACATTAGTAAATTATGAAATGAGTTTaaagttatataatttaacaaataaacttattttcaaatatgcACTGTCAAATATAGAATgcttcttatatatatttaaggaGGATTGCcattcttctatttttaattcagACACAGAAAACCGAATTTtgcaaataatatttaaaccGCTCAAATTACACCCCTTTAGTACAACTAGTATACACAAATTTCATAGTACTctttataaagatatatatttattaaaaacagTCTACTTACAGTACATTCAAAAAATCTCATCGAAATTAATTAATAC caacaataacaacaacaatTATAACAACAGTAGcaacaataacaacaacaattataacaataataacaacaataacaacaataacaacaataacaacaacaatTATAACAACAGTAGcaacaataacagtaataacaacACGTTAATAACGATGATGATACAATTCGCACGCAATGGTAACATGAACATTAATGCCAAATTGCAACGATAA
- a CDS encoding 26S proteasome regulatory subunit RPN7, with product MNENKDNICELNKNSYPNFYLANLFYILQLSHISINERNETLQKFLDEIKKNNMYPYYSYICDELNLHMDQTLYDTLKYKADEEFNEIEKKLLEASENFDSIDTKNDILLKANFFCKIGDKENAYKEYEEVYKKGIGIGVKLDILLTIIRISIFFNDLKNTKKYLEQAKMQMEKGGDWERKNKLKIYEALNYIMIRNFPEASKILIDAASTFTATEIISYDEIIFYVVILGIMTEERTVLDKKILNSSVILQVTSSDDDLHSYIYSFYHCDYRTFMEKTIKIAMRVKRDRYMGRHYRYFIRNTRVRAYRQFLEPFKSVTLKNMAFAFGVSEEFIEAEISSFIANGKLNCKIDKVNGSIESNQPNERNTMYLNTIKKGDILLNRIQKLSRVIDM from the exons ATGAATGAGAACAAAGATAACATTTGCGAGCTGAACAAAAACAGCTATCCTAATTTTTACTTGGCTAacttattttacattttacaaTTATCGCATATATCAATAAATGAGAGAAATGAAacattacaaaaatttttagatgaaataaaaaaaaataatatgtatccatattatagttatatatgcGATGAACTAAATTTACATATGGACCAAACTCTTTACGACACTTTGAAATACAAAGCCGATGAagaatttaatgaaattGAGAAAAAACTTTTAGAGGCCTCCGAAAATTTTGATTCAATTGAtacaaaaaatgatattCTACTGaaagcaaattttttttgcaaaattggCGATAAG GAAAATGCATATAAGGAATACGAAGAAGTATACAAAAAGGGGATAGGTATAGGAGTTAAATTAGATATATTACTTACCATAATCAGAATAAGCATATTCtttaatgatttaaaaaatactaagAAATACTTAGAACAAGCAAAAATGCAAATGGAAAAAGGTGGAGATTGGGAAAGAAAGaataaactaaaaatatatgaagcattaaattatattatgataCGAAATTTCCCAGAAGCTTCCAAAATTTTAATAGATGCTGCTTCTACCTTTACTGCAACTGAGATAATTTCATATgatgaaattattttctatGTCGTTATTCTTGGAATA ATGACCGAAGAGAGAACAGTACTGGACAAGAAGATATTAAATAGCTCCGTAATTCTGCAAGTTACTAGTAGTGATGATGACTTACATAGTTACATTTACTCCTTTTATCATTGTGATTATCGTACGTTTATGGAAAAGacaataaaaatagcaaTGCGAGTTAAAAGAGATAGATATATGGGAAGGCATTATAGAtattttattagaaataCTAGAGTTAGAGCATATAGACAATTCTTGGAGCCCTTTAAAAGTGTTACTCTTAAAAATATGGCCTTTGCCTTTGGTGTTAGTGAAGAGTTCATTGAAGCTgaaatttcttcttttattgcAAATGGAAAACTGAATTGTAAAATTGACAAAGTTAATGGTTCAATAGAAAGTAACCAACCTAATGAAAGAAATACAATGTATTTGAATACCATCAAAAAG GGGGACATTTTACTAAACAGAATACAAAAGTTGTCAAGAGTAATTGATATGTGA
- a CDS encoding spermidine synthase, which translates to MDKLISCNKIKLTVVLVGGLCSLALYHMKKKIKFSQFLFSKKWFSEFSLMWPGQAFSLEIKKIIHQARSKYQNILVFESTTFGNVLVLDGVIQLTEKDEFAYHEMMAHIPMTIAKEPKNILVVGGGDGGVIRELCKYKTVENIDICEIDEMVIDVCKMFFKNISCGFEDKRVNVFIEDASKFLENVTNTYDIIIVDSSDPIGPAESLFNQDFYEKVYHALKPIGYCVAQCESFWIHVGTIKSMMGYAKKLFKKVEYANVCIPTYPCGCIGLLCCSKSDTGMSKPIKKLETKEFLDLKYYSYKNHSASFRLPSFVLKEIENV; encoded by the exons atggataagcTAATATCATGCAACAAGATCAAATTGACTGTTGTTTTGGTGGGAGGTTTATGCTCTCTAGCATTATAtcatatgaaaaagaaaataaaattttctcaaTTTCTATTTTCGAAAAAATGGTTTAGCGAATTTTCATTGATGTGGCCAGGACAAGCATTTAGtctggaaataaaaaaaattattcaccAAGCCAGATCGAAATACCAA AATATATTAGTCTTTGAAAGTACCACTTTTGGGAATGTATTAGTGTTGGATGGTGTAATCCAATTAACAGAAAAAGACGAGTTCGCTTATCACGAAATGATGGCACATATACCAATGACAATTGCAAAAGAGCCCAAGAATATTTTAGTTGTAGGAGGAGGTGATGGAGGAGTAATAAGagaattatgtaaatataaaactgTTGAAAATATAGACATTTGTGAAATAGATGAAATGGTTATAGATGTatgtaaaatgttttttaaaaatattagttgTGGTTTTGAAGATAAAAGAGTAAATGTGTTTATTGAAGATGCTAGtaaatttttagaaaatgtAACGAACACATATGATATTATAATAGTAGATAGTTCAGACCCCATCGGGCCTGCGGAATCTTTATTCAACCAagatttttatgaaaaagtaTACCATGCACTGAAACCCATTGGTTATTGTGTTGCGCAG tgCGAATCTTTTTGGATACACGTAGGAACAATAAAAAGTATGATGGGATACgcgaaaaaattatttaaaaaggtaGAATATGCAAATGTTTGTATTCCAACCTATCCGTGTGGATGTATAG gCTTACTGTGCTGCTCCAAATCAGACACAGGTATGTCAAAACCAatcaaaaaattagaaaCAAAGGAATTTTTAgatttgaaatattatagTTATAAAAATCATAGCGCATCATTTAGGTTACCATCATTTGTTTTAAAGGAGATTGAAAATGTCTAA